One region of Hydrogenobaculum sp. Y04AAS1 genomic DNA includes:
- the rbfA gene encoding 30S ribosome-binding factor RbfA, whose product MNKQKDMLKRTIEKEVANILIKDIENMPGFVTVNGVLLSEDGKNVLISISVLEKDKEEAVLKRLQSAKEYIRHLLTKKIKTKSMPKIDFVISKED is encoded by the coding sequence ATGAACAAACAAAAAGACATGCTAAAAAGAACCATAGAAAAAGAAGTGGCAAATATCCTAATAAAGGATATAGAGAATATGCCCGGTTTTGTAACGGTAAACGGTGTACTCTTAAGCGAAGATGGTAAAAATGTGTTGATATCTATAAGCGTTTTAGAAAAAGACAAAGAAGAGGCCGTACTAAAAAGACTTCAAAGCGCAAAAGAGTATATAAGACATCTTTTGACCAAAAAAATAAAAACCAAATCTATGCCAAAAATCGATTTTGTAATATCTAAGGAAGATTGA
- a CDS encoding sigma-54 dependent transcriptional regulator, which yields MKVLIIDDEASIRESISNILSDENISSKTAKSLEEAKKILTKEYFPVILLDIWLEDGSGIDFIDTIKELSPNSSIVMITGHGGIELAVQSIKKGAFDFLEKPLSIEKLLNVIEKAHKEHIKNKLTNIEHSDDIIGESIAIKKLKEEVKKVAKSNANIVIFGENGTGKELVAKNIHKLSYRKDKPFVDINCAAIPDELIESELFGYEKGAFTGAVSRKAGKLEIANEGTIFLDEIGDMSLKAQAKLLRAIETKSFHRLGGLQKIDVDVRFICASNKDLKTLIEQGLFREDLYYRLAVITLEVPPLRERGQDIIILAEYFLDKFCQENKTKPKKLTEEAKEVLLEYHWPGNVRELKNLMERLSIIVEKDTIDADSLEIKVKNKESQDFKSAKQEFEKQFILKKLAQHNYNIKQTAQAIGMDFTNLYRKIKAYNIKIEEDSK from the coding sequence ATGAAGGTGCTTATAATAGACGACGAGGCTTCCATAAGAGAGTCTATATCAAATATACTAAGCGATGAAAATATAAGCTCAAAAACCGCAAAGTCTTTGGAAGAGGCAAAAAAGATCCTTACAAAAGAGTATTTTCCGGTGATACTTCTTGATATATGGCTTGAAGATGGCTCTGGTATAGATTTTATAGATACCATAAAAGAGCTATCTCCAAATTCTTCTATAGTTATGATAACAGGTCATGGTGGTATAGAGCTTGCAGTTCAGTCTATAAAAAAAGGGGCTTTTGATTTTTTAGAAAAACCTCTTTCTATAGAAAAGCTTTTAAACGTTATAGAAAAAGCCCACAAAGAACACATAAAAAACAAACTCACCAACATAGAACATAGTGATGACATCATAGGAGAATCTATTGCTATAAAAAAATTAAAAGAAGAGGTAAAAAAGGTGGCAAAATCAAATGCAAACATCGTAATATTTGGAGAAAATGGCACCGGTAAAGAGCTTGTGGCAAAAAACATCCACAAACTATCTTATAGAAAAGACAAACCCTTTGTGGATATAAACTGTGCTGCAATACCAGATGAGCTTATAGAATCTGAGCTTTTTGGATACGAAAAGGGAGCTTTTACTGGGGCAGTGTCAAGAAAAGCCGGAAAACTTGAGATAGCAAATGAAGGGACGATATTTTTAGATGAAATAGGGGATATGAGTCTAAAAGCCCAGGCAAAACTCTTAAGGGCTATAGAAACCAAAAGCTTTCACCGGCTTGGGGGGCTTCAAAAAATAGATGTGGATGTAAGGTTTATATGCGCTTCCAACAAAGACTTAAAAACACTTATAGAACAAGGGCTTTTTAGAGAAGACCTTTATTATAGGCTCGCAGTTATAACACTAGAAGTACCGCCTTTAAGAGAAAGAGGACAGGATATAATAATCTTAGCAGAATATTTCTTAGACAAGTTTTGCCAAGAGAACAAAACAAAACCAAAAAAATTAACAGAAGAGGCAAAAGAAGTCCTTTTAGAATACCACTGGCCAGGAAACGTAAGAGAGCTAAAAAATCTAATGGAAAGACTAAGCATAATAGTAGAAAAAGATACGATAGACGCTGATTCTCTTGAGATAAAAGTCAAAAACAAAGAGTCTCAGGATTTTAAAAGCGCAAAACAAGAATTTGAAAAGCAGTTTATACTAAAAAAGCTTGCCCAGCACAACTACAATATAAAACAAACCGCCCAGGCTATAGGTATGGATTTTACAAACTTATACCGTAAGATAAAAGCTTACAACATCAAAATAGAAGAGGATTCCAAATGA
- the dnaX gene encoding DNA polymerase III subunit gamma/tau produces MSYIPFARKYRPKTFKELIGQEIPATILKNAFLYQKIHHAYIFAGHKGTGKTTTARIFAKVLNCLNPQEGEPCNACPNCQAIEKGTFVDLIEMDAASNRGIDEIRAVREGASYLPMQGKYKVYIIDEAHMLTKEAFNALLKTIEEPPPSLIFILCTTEFDKILPTIQSRCQKLVFSRASKENIKTYLRRIANQENIEIDEEALDVLSDLADDSMRDAASLLDQASTYGNNKVTIDIVKSMFGPVDKASIRKFLELLIESDTKEAINMLNTINEKGYNVRLFWEGVYKEIKNILKAFAIGEAEEEFYKKMLEKPLEVFLYLEDIINQGFSAMYQKDPILALEITVLKASLIKDFVPISELLKESLDLPTKSAEKKTPNEPTEDIKAENSKDQEYPEEVEKILEVFKPAKILHYEKKINHDKK; encoded by the coding sequence ATGAGTTATATACCTTTTGCTAGAAAGTACAGACCAAAAACGTTTAAAGAGCTAATAGGTCAAGAGATACCAGCTACCATATTAAAAAACGCATTTTTATACCAAAAAATACATCACGCTTATATATTTGCAGGACACAAAGGAACAGGTAAAACCACCACCGCAAGGATATTTGCAAAAGTCTTAAACTGCCTAAATCCCCAAGAAGGAGAACCTTGCAACGCTTGTCCAAACTGCCAAGCTATAGAAAAAGGTACATTTGTAGACCTTATAGAGATGGATGCCGCTTCCAACAGAGGCATAGATGAAATAAGAGCCGTAAGAGAAGGGGCAAGCTATCTACCGATGCAAGGCAAATATAAAGTTTATATCATAGATGAAGCTCATATGCTTACAAAAGAAGCTTTTAATGCACTTTTAAAAACCATAGAAGAACCACCACCTTCTTTGATATTTATCCTTTGTACCACAGAGTTTGACAAGATACTTCCCACCATTCAATCAAGATGTCAAAAGCTTGTGTTTTCAAGAGCTTCAAAAGAAAACATAAAAACATACCTAAGACGAATAGCCAACCAAGAAAACATCGAAATAGACGAAGAGGCTTTGGATGTTTTATCAGATTTAGCAGATGATTCTATGAGAGATGCCGCTAGTCTTTTAGATCAAGCTAGCACATACGGCAACAACAAAGTAACCATAGACATAGTAAAATCTATGTTTGGACCGGTGGATAAAGCATCTATAAGAAAGTTTTTGGAGCTTTTAATAGAATCAGACACAAAAGAAGCTATAAATATGTTAAATACCATAAACGAAAAAGGCTACAACGTAAGGCTTTTCTGGGAAGGAGTTTACAAAGAGATAAAAAACATACTAAAAGCTTTTGCCATCGGAGAAGCCGAAGAAGAGTTTTACAAAAAAATGTTAGAAAAACCCTTAGAAGTATTTTTATACCTTGAAGATATCATAAATCAAGGTTTTAGCGCCATGTATCAAAAAGATCCAATCCTTGCTCTTGAGATAACAGTCTTAAAAGCTTCTTTGATAAAAGATTTTGTGCCCATTTCAGAGCTTTTAAAAGAAAGTTTAGATTTGCCCACAAAATCCGCTGAAAAAAAAACACCAAATGAACCTACTGAGGATATAAAAGCTGAAAACTCTAAGGATCAAGAGTATCCAGAAGAAGTAGAGAAAATTTTAGAAGTCTTTAAACCGGCAAAGATACTTCACTATGAAAAGAAAATAAACCATGATAAAAAGTGA
- a CDS encoding NAD(P)-dependent oxidoreductase produces MKVGFIGFGNLGSAIVRRMASLGVEVIVYNRTKSKVKDFKAVDYPYNLLEEVDIVFINVFDSFASREVIFGENGLVKGNLKDKTIVDTATNHYAYVKEAYETLKGLGAKYLDAPVLGSVIPATKGELIMLVGGDEDVFKSVEEVLKLFTKERMYLGPVPNGTYGKLINNIVLGAFMDAIAQAIGIGESVGLSKEMILKFLELGAGNSNILNVKKQKLLQEDFSPQFSVKAIYKDLHYVQDLLKDFGLFSFSLGAIKETYGLAIKSNMEDLDFSAIYNLYKKSL; encoded by the coding sequence ATGAAGGTAGGTTTTATAGGCTTTGGAAATCTTGGTTCAGCTATTGTAAGAAGAATGGCTTCTTTAGGTGTGGAGGTGATAGTTTACAACAGGACAAAATCAAAGGTAAAAGACTTTAAAGCGGTAGATTATCCATACAATCTTTTAGAAGAGGTGGATATTGTTTTTATAAACGTTTTTGACTCTTTTGCTTCAAGAGAGGTTATCTTTGGAGAAAACGGTCTTGTAAAGGGAAATTTAAAAGATAAGACTATCGTAGATACCGCCACAAACCACTACGCCTATGTAAAAGAAGCTTATGAGACATTAAAAGGGCTTGGGGCTAAGTATCTTGATGCACCTGTGCTTGGTTCTGTGATACCTGCTACGAAGGGCGAGCTTATTATGCTCGTAGGGGGCGATGAGGATGTATTTAAAAGCGTTGAAGAGGTTTTAAAGCTTTTTACAAAAGAAAGAATGTATCTTGGACCAGTACCAAATGGCACTTACGGAAAACTAATAAACAACATAGTACTTGGAGCTTTTATGGACGCTATAGCCCAAGCCATTGGCATTGGAGAAAGCGTTGGCCTTTCCAAAGAGATGATTTTGAAGTTTTTAGAGCTTGGAGCTGGAAACTCTAACATATTAAACGTTAAAAAACAAAAGCTTTTACAAGAGGATTTTTCTCCTCAGTTTTCTGTAAAAGCCATATACAAAGACCTTCATTATGTGCAAGACCTTCTTAAAGATTTTGGGCTTTTCTCTTTTAGCTTAGGAGCTATTAAAGAGACTTATGGGCTTGCTATAAAATCAAACATGGAAGACCTTGATTTTTCAGCTATATATAATCTCTATAAGAAGAGTTTATGA
- the recJ gene encoding single-stranded-DNA-specific exonuclease RecJ produces MISALGRHVVVKSQIQSLDDSADLYSLVFNTLLGLRNINIEDLDVKLKNIPSFELLPNINQAVDRLVKAIKSKERILLYGDYDVDGVTSTTIMYDFLKQIGANVVPVLPNRNSGYGLSKEIIDLFSKYSNLVLTLDNGTTAVHETKYAKEKYNMDFIILDHHMINHGEHLPEAILVNPNLEKDNKLKGLCTAGLSFYMVGALRRALGVDFDIKKYLDLVAVGTVADVMPINSLNRVLISKGLELINKIKDMPWDMATDFGKAGMKALINYISKTQNGNQKIITAKDIGFSIAPRINAAGRIRKPQIALKLLAEKNYEKARILAEDLNKINQDRRRISNEMFKEAYSLASQSNDDFVILGKQTWHHGVLGIVAGRLSNKLKKPTGIFHINNTHAVGSIRSVEGLDVHKLLSNLSYMFDKWGGHAGAAGVTIKKEYFDAFRQKINDLLKRESFEVDRVLEVDMELPLRSVDKRIGEIIEKLSPYGELNPEPIFISQDITVSSISSKGVGVRVKTLDKDKEVELSCFEEELFVKLRPGQRLKAIYNIDSYGINMIDVVFC; encoded by the coding sequence ATGATAAGTGCTTTAGGTAGGCATGTTGTTGTTAAAAGTCAAATACAGAGTTTAGATGATTCGGCGGATTTATATAGCTTAGTTTTTAATACGCTTCTTGGCCTTAGAAATATAAATATTGAAGATTTGGATGTAAAGTTGAAAAATATACCAAGTTTTGAGCTTTTACCAAACATAAACCAAGCCGTAGATAGACTTGTAAAAGCCATAAAATCTAAAGAAAGGATACTGCTTTACGGAGATTACGATGTGGACGGGGTTACTTCTACTACCATCATGTACGATTTTTTAAAGCAAATAGGTGCCAACGTAGTACCGGTGCTTCCAAACAGAAACTCCGGCTACGGGCTTTCAAAGGAGATTATAGATTTATTCTCAAAGTATTCTAACTTAGTGCTTACATTAGACAACGGTACCACAGCCGTTCATGAGACAAAATATGCAAAAGAAAAATACAATATGGATTTTATCATTTTAGACCATCATATGATAAATCATGGAGAACATTTGCCTGAGGCTATATTGGTAAATCCAAACTTAGAAAAAGACAACAAACTAAAAGGCCTATGCACAGCTGGGCTTTCCTTTTATATGGTGGGGGCTTTAAGAAGGGCTTTGGGTGTAGATTTTGATATAAAAAAATATCTTGATTTGGTGGCAGTAGGTACTGTAGCAGATGTGATGCCGATAAATTCATTAAACAGAGTCCTCATATCTAAAGGTCTTGAGCTTATAAACAAGATAAAAGATATGCCTTGGGATATGGCTACAGATTTTGGAAAAGCTGGTATGAAAGCCCTTATAAACTACATATCAAAAACCCAAAACGGAAATCAAAAGATAATCACCGCCAAAGATATAGGATTTTCAATAGCCCCAAGAATAAACGCCGCAGGTCGCATAAGAAAACCTCAAATAGCTTTGAAGCTTTTGGCGGAAAAAAACTATGAGAAAGCTAGAATCTTAGCTGAAGACTTAAACAAGATAAACCAAGATAGAAGAAGAATATCAAACGAGATGTTTAAAGAGGCTTATAGCCTTGCCTCTCAGTCCAACGATGATTTTGTGATACTTGGAAAACAAACGTGGCATCATGGGGTTCTTGGAATTGTGGCTGGAAGACTTTCTAACAAGCTTAAAAAACCAACAGGTATATTTCACATCAACAACACTCACGCGGTTGGCTCTATAAGATCTGTGGAAGGTCTTGATGTTCATAAGCTTTTATCAAATTTAAGCTATATGTTTGATAAATGGGGAGGTCATGCTGGAGCAGCTGGGGTTACCATTAAAAAAGAATATTTTGATGCTTTTAGACAAAAGATAAACGATTTATTAAAGAGAGAATCCTTTGAAGTGGATAGGGTTTTAGAGGTGGATATGGAACTTCCCCTAAGAAGCGTTGATAAACGTATTGGAGAAATAATAGAGAAGCTATCTCCATATGGTGAACTAAACCCAGAACCGATTTTTATATCTCAAGATATCACCGTATCTTCTATATCAAGCAAAGGCGTAGGCGTAAGGGTGAAAACCTTAGACAAAGATAAAGAGGTAGAGCTAAGCTGTTTTGAAGAGGAGCTTTTTGTAAAACTAAGACCTGGTCAACGTTTAAAAGCCATATACAACATAGATTCTTATGGAATAAACATGATAGATGTGGTATTTTGTTGA
- a CDS encoding metal-binding protein — protein MASGNTHDFLNLATLPIFLYGVPHEYFLYFGSAYVISTVLLSPDIDLHHSKPSKRWKILKWFWHPYRIVFKHRGLSHFPIVGTLSRLLYVLILVVFLYFVIVGIMSFSNYSHTFIKSSDTFFQHIKYRIKEEDIFWFVMGAVVSDIVHIFWDFVFSFLKKFIK, from the coding sequence ATGGCTTCTGGTAATACCCACGATTTTTTAAACTTAGCGACGCTTCCTATCTTCCTTTACGGTGTGCCTCACGAGTATTTTTTATATTTTGGAAGTGCTTATGTGATTTCTACTGTTTTGCTATCTCCAGATATAGACCTTCATCATTCAAAACCCTCAAAAAGATGGAAAATATTAAAGTGGTTTTGGCATCCATACCGTATTGTTTTTAAGCATAGGGGCTTGTCGCACTTTCCTATAGTGGGTACACTCTCTAGGCTCTTATATGTTTTAATCTTGGTGGTGTTTTTATACTTTGTTATAGTGGGTATTATGAGCTTTTCGAATTATTCTCATACTTTTATTAAAAGCTCAGATACTTTTTTTCAACATATAAAATATAGGATAAAAGAAGAAGATATATTTTGGTTTGTAATGGGTGCAGTGGTATCTGATATAGTGCATATCTTTTGGGATTTTGTGTTTTCTTTTCTAAAAAAGTTTATAAAATGA
- a CDS encoding chorismate-binding protein has product MDRKRKLIIASGFLNKHNKLLYKANIKDILYLDSLDQFKEDKYIHFLIIPFSKAKIIDIKISSFVRLRAIYTTSRFKLLDMTPKQDYINMLLKAKKHIENGDIYQINLAMKFDFGLLSKEEALFWHFFRYQPVDFGFFFKDKDFYIISGSMELFIKKEKDVIISKPIKGTSKRKCELIKSQKDISENLMITDVMRNDFNKISNNVSCKKLFAISKHKTLYHMFSEVFGKTKEKPINIINQCLPVASISGAPKKMATYLIKTLEPLDRGYYCGVALLLKGKNMVSSVLIRTIVGNAKYFSYYAGSGITYDSNEEREYAENLLKSKFFKLKSL; this is encoded by the coding sequence ATGGATAGAAAAAGAAAACTCATAATAGCCTCTGGCTTTTTAAATAAGCACAATAAATTACTCTACAAAGCAAATATAAAAGATATATTATATTTAGATAGTTTAGATCAGTTTAAAGAAGATAAATATATACACTTTCTAATAATACCCTTTTCAAAAGCCAAGATAATAGATATAAAGATATCTTCTTTTGTAAGACTTAGAGCCATTTATACAACATCTCGTTTTAAACTTCTTGATATGACACCAAAACAAGACTATATAAATATGCTACTAAAAGCCAAAAAACACATAGAAAATGGTGATATATACCAAATAAACTTAGCTATGAAGTTTGACTTTGGGCTTTTATCAAAAGAAGAAGCATTGTTTTGGCATTTTTTCAGATATCAGCCGGTGGATTTTGGATTTTTCTTTAAAGATAAAGATTTTTATATAATAAGTGGGTCTATGGAGCTTTTCATAAAAAAAGAAAAAGATGTCATAATATCAAAACCTATAAAGGGCACTTCAAAACGAAAATGTGAACTTATTAAAAGCCAAAAAGACATATCTGAAAATCTTATGATAACAGATGTTATGAGAAACGATTTTAACAAAATATCAAACAATGTCAGCTGTAAAAAACTTTTTGCCATATCAAAACACAAAACCCTTTATCATATGTTTTCTGAAGTATTTGGCAAAACCAAGGAAAAGCCTATAAATATAATAAATCAATGCCTGCCAGTGGCTTCTATAAGCGGTGCTCCAAAGAAAATGGCCACATATCTTATAAAAACATTAGAGCCTCTTGATAGAGGGTATTATTGTGGTGTAGCTTTGCTTTTAAAAGGTAAAAATATGGTTTCAAGTGTTTTGATAAGGACTATAGTAGGAAATGCAAAATATTTTTCTTATTATGCTGGTTCTGGTATTACCTACGATTCAAACGAAGAGAGAGAATACGCTGAAAATCTTTTGAAATCAAAATTTTTTAAACTTAAAAGCCTTTAA
- a CDS encoding aminotransferase class IV: protein MDNNIQYSQGLFETFIYNGYTPFLERHLKRLNNSSKELFDIELDLNNIKTTLNQYPKNTVLKILIAYDETKIFYEKPKTYKVYIKNREKGPIPSVVNLTISPYKRHSKDITIYHKTTNYLLNTLAKRKAQEMGFFDGIFLNENDDIQECSSSNILFEKDGKYYSPYIQSGILFGITLQTLKDHLNIEFLPIKAKDLKEFEKAFILNSVIGVKSIKSIDHINYKIDQDLEYYLNSWIEKENS from the coding sequence ATGGACAACAACATCCAATACTCTCAAGGGCTTTTTGAGACTTTTATATACAACGGCTATACACCCTTTTTAGAAAGACATCTAAAACGATTAAACAACTCATCAAAAGAACTATTTGACATAGAACTTGATCTAAACAATATAAAAACTACATTAAACCAATATCCCAAAAACACAGTTTTAAAGATTTTAATAGCCTACGATGAAACTAAGATTTTCTACGAAAAGCCAAAAACTTACAAAGTTTATATCAAAAACCGTGAAAAAGGACCTATTCCATCTGTAGTAAACCTAACAATCTCACCCTATAAAAGACATAGTAAAGATATAACCATATACCACAAAACCACAAACTACCTTCTAAACACACTAGCAAAAAGAAAAGCCCAAGAGATGGGATTTTTTGACGGGATATTTTTAAATGAAAACGATGATATCCAAGAGTGCTCAAGCTCAAATATACTATTTGAAAAAGATGGCAAATACTACAGCCCTTATATTCAAAGCGGTATTTTGTTTGGTATAACCCTTCAAACGCTAAAAGACCATCTAAATATAGAGTTTTTACCAATAAAAGCAAAAGACCTAAAAGAGTTTGAAAAAGCTTTTATACTAAACTCTGTAATCGGTGTAAAATCCATAAAAAGCATAGATCATATAAACTACAAAATAGACCAAGATTTGGAGTATTATTTAAATTCATGGATAGAAAAAGAAAACTCATAA